In Argiope bruennichi chromosome 4, qqArgBrue1.1, whole genome shotgun sequence, a single window of DNA contains:
- the LOC129966975 gene encoding lysophosphatidylserine lipase ABHD12-like, with amino-acid sequence MLRKRPVNPSEENNFKPTAPEKTKPNTKSRTFIFILLLLIIFVLYVVIPLSVYTCPTVRRHAVFLNYVSLSRQKNLSLPSESGLKCTKNFYIKTGDEIKVGVWHVPPQSVLSKCKDLLPDTVAFKDNRPVFLYLHGNAGTRAGHHRVELYKLLSEKVDAHVLAFDYRGFGDSSNVSPTEDGVVEDTMQVYNWLLQRVNASRIFVWGHSLGTGVGVAFLERMSDSPNKPAALILEAPFTRIIDAARHHPLSIFHRYMPFFDIFIAQPIGDKETGFNSIDRIDRVKCPLLILHAEDDGFVPFDHGKKLYDVAVVARKTSPSHETQFVGFDKKLDLGHKDIYKSPDLPKIITNFIKSIDSGLV; translated from the coding sequence ATGTTGCGTAAGCGTCCTGTTAATCCATCtgaagagaataattttaaacctACTGCCCCTGAAAAGACAAAACCTAATACCAAATcaagaactttcatttttattctactacttctcattatttttgttttgtatgttGTAATACCATTATCTGTTTATACATGTCCTACAGTGAGACGTCATGCTGTCTTCCTAAACTATGTGAGTTTAtcacgccaaaaaaatctttcattgccTTCAGAAAGCGGattaaaatgcaccaaaaatttttacattaagacTGGAGATGAGATAAAAGTAGGTGTATGGCATGTACCACCACAGTCGGTTCTCTCTAAGTGCAAAGATTTGCTACCGGATACTGTTGCATTTAAAGATAACCGTCCTGTCTTTTTGTACCTGCATGGCAATGCAGGAACTAGAGCTGGTCATCATAGGGTTGAATTGTATAAACTCCTGAGTGAAAAAGTGGATGCACATGTTCTAGCTTTTGATTATCGTGGCTTTGGAGATTCAAGTAATGTCTCACCAACTGAAGATGGAGTTGTTGAAGATACTATGCAAGTTTACAACTGGTTATTACAACGAGTTAATGCATCTCGCATTTTTGTTTGGGGGCATTCTTTGGGTACAGGAGTTGGAGTTGCCTTTTTAGAAAGGATGTCTGATTCTCCTAATAAACCAGCAGCTCTAATTCTTGAAGCTCCATTCACTAGAATCATTGATGCAGCCCGTCATCATCCCCTTTCCATTTTTCATCGTTACATGCCATTTTTCGATATCTTTATTGCCCAACCAATTGGAGATAAAGAGACTGGCTTCAACAGCATTGACCGGATTGATAGAGTGAAATGTCCTTTACTAATACTTCATGCAGAAGATGATGGATTTGTACCTTTCGACCATGGGAAAAAACTATACGATGTAGCTGTAGTTGCTAGAAAAACTTCTCCTTCTCATGAAACTCAGTTTGTTGGTTTTGACAAGAAACTCGATCTTGGGCACAAAGACATTTACAAGAGCCCAGATTTGCCAAAGATCATtacgaattttataaaatctatagattctggtttagtttaa